Genomic DNA from Acidimicrobiales bacterium:
CAACAGGTCGTTCATCGGCCTCTCCAGCGCACCATTGCGACGCCGGTTCGCAGCAGGATCTTCGTGTCGTTCCACAGCGACCAGCGTTCGACGTAGGCGTTGTCGAATCGGGAGCGGTCATCGATCGAGGTGTCACCGCGCAGGCCGTGGATCTGGGCGAGGCCGGTCAATCCAGCCGGGACGCGATGGCGATCGGGGTAGGTGTCGTAGCGTTCTGTGAACTGTTGGACGAAGTGGTCTCGCTCGGGGCGCGGACCGACGAGGCTCATGTCGCCGACCAGCACGTTCCACAATTGTGGCAACTCGTCGAGCGAAGTGGCCCGGAGGAAGGCGCCGATGCGGCCCGGGCGGCGATGGGCCGCATCCCAGTCGGTATCGGTGTGGTCGCTGCTCGCCGCCGGCAGCGAGCGGAACTTGAGGATGGTGAAGTGGCGATGGTCGAGACTCACCCGTTCCTGGCGAAACAGGATGGGTGATCCCAGTTCCCACTTCACGAGTGCAGCGATGAGGAGCAGCAGCGGGCTGAGGACGAGGAGCGAGACCCCGGCGGCGAGGATGTCGAGCAGGCGTTTGCCGCCCCAGAGCAGGCTGCGGAAGGTGCTGCGCCGGAGCCGCACGAGGGGCACGGCCCAGATCTCTTCGACATCGTGGGCATTGAGGCTGTGGAGATCGAACAGGCGGGGAACGTAGAAGATCTCGGCGTCCAGCCGCTCGCAGACCCGTACGGCCTTCACCAGTTCGGTCTCGGGGAGCGACGAGAACGCAAGGATGACCACGTTGGCGCCGGTGGCGGCGATGGCATCGGCGAGGTTGGTCGGCTCGCCGAACACGGGGAGGTCGGAGGTGTGCTTGGGGTCGGAGTCGAAGAAGCCGACCGGGCGAAGGCCGTACTCGGTCCGCTCGACCAACGCGTTGGCGAGCCGGAGGCCGGTGTCGCCCAGCCCCACGATGAGAGTGGGGTGGTTGACGAGACGGCGCACACGGGCCAGGCGGACGCTGGCGTACACGATTGCCCGGAAGCCGACGACCAGGATCGCCCCGAGTACGAGATGCGACCACCAGTTGCTGTCGATCTCGGAGCGCAGTGCCTGCTGGGCCATCGCGCCGATCGCTGACGCGGCGAACAGCCGACCGAGGAGACCGGGGAGATCGTCGAGCAGAAGCAGGTTGAGGCGGCTGCGGTAGTAGCCGGCCGAGCCGGCGAGGATCGGGAAGAGAGCGACGCCGATCAGCCAGCCGAGCGATCGAGGACCGGTGGCGAGGAGCGCGACGAGATCACTGACCAGGAGCAGCCATGTGATGCGGGGCGGCGACGGTCGACGCCGAAGCCCACTCGGGCGAACGCCCGCGTTGTCGATCTGTGTCCGCAAGAAAAGTCGCCGTTCCGTTTCTCGGGTGCGATCCGTCGATCGCGGCCCCACACGGGTTCCAGTCTGCCAATCAACGAGGTCGTGCGGTATGCAGCGATCTGCCTAGAGCGTGAATTCCTGGGGTTGGCCACACTGGTCGGCGATGAAGGAAGCGGCCGACGACGCCATCGCGCGGATCGAAACCAAGTTTGCCGCGCTGGTCGACGAAGTCGAGCGGCTGCGGGCGGATCGGTTGATGTTGGAGCGCGAACTCCATCGGGTTCGACGCGACCGAGACCGGCTTGCGGCCGAGCACGATCGCCTCGCTGCTCGACCGATCGAGGCCGAGACCAGCGTCGACGGCG
This window encodes:
- a CDS encoding exopolysaccharide biosynthesis polyprenyl glycosylphosphotransferase; this translates as MRTQIDNAGVRPSGLRRRPSPPRITWLLLVSDLVALLATGPRSLGWLIGVALFPILAGSAGYYRSRLNLLLLDDLPGLLGRLFAASAIGAMAQQALRSEIDSNWWSHLVLGAILVVGFRAIVYASVRLARVRRLVNHPTLIVGLGDTGLRLANALVERTEYGLRPVGFFDSDPKHTSDLPVFGEPTNLADAIAATGANVVILAFSSLPETELVKAVRVCERLDAEIFYVPRLFDLHSLNAHDVEEIWAVPLVRLRRSTFRSLLWGGKRLLDILAAGVSLLVLSPLLLLIAALVKWELGSPILFRQERVSLDHRHFTILKFRSLPAASSDHTDTDWDAAHRRPGRIGAFLRATSLDELPQLWNVLVGDMSLVGPRPERDHFVQQFTERYDTYPDRHRVPAGLTGLAQIHGLRGDTSIDDRSRFDNAYVERWSLWNDTKILLRTGVAMVRWRGR